From Rutidosis leptorrhynchoides isolate AG116_Rl617_1_P2 chromosome 3, CSIRO_AGI_Rlap_v1, whole genome shotgun sequence, a single genomic window includes:
- the LOC139896861 gene encoding uncharacterized protein produces MGNYASACSFMISPLMKSNKAARVIFPSGEIRQFREPIKAAEIMLECPSFFLVNSRSLNINRRFSPLSADEDLEFGNIYIMFPMRRVNSMVTPADMAVFWMAGNNASKRLSGRISPEMMTGGGGGGVTVVEQPRLVVDVPEFSYRLSVCRSKKPFLDTITEEPIGAR; encoded by the coding sequence ATGGGAAACTATGCATCAGCATGCAGTTTCATGATCTCTCCACTCATGAAAAGTAACAAAGCAGCTAGAGTTATATTCCCTTCAGGCGAAATTCGACAATTTCGAGAGCCAATTAAGGCTGCTGAGATCATGCTCGAGTGTCCAAGCTTCTTTTTAGTCAACTCAAGATCGTTAAACATTAACCGCCGTTTCTCACCGTTATCTGCTGATGAAGATTTAGAGTTTGGTAACATTTATATTATGTTTCCAATGAGAAGAGTTAATTCGATGGTTACTCCGGCAGATATGGCTGTTTTCTGGATGGCGGGTAATAATGCGAGTAAACGTCTTTCAGGTCGGATATCGCCGGAGATGatgaccggtggtggtggtggtggtgtgacGGTGGTAGAGCAGCCGAGATTGGTAGTTGATGTGCCGGAGTTTAGTTATAGGTTATCGGTTTGTAGGTCAAAAAAGCCGTTTTTGGATACAATTACGGAAGAACCCATTGGTGCCAGATAA